Proteins encoded within one genomic window of Saccharopolyspora pogona:
- a CDS encoding VOC family protein, producing the protein MNDTTKIEPVKLGNVLHPVADVDAAVQFYATTFGLATKFVDGDRYAALDAGDTTLALSGPSEDITGGAPAASFKVSDVAAALATLVESGGSVVRQPERGPHEVRAVARDPWGNTFVVYGPQ; encoded by the coding sequence ATGAACGACACCACGAAAATCGAGCCGGTAAAATTGGGAAATGTGCTGCACCCGGTGGCGGATGTGGACGCGGCCGTGCAATTCTACGCCACAACTTTCGGCCTGGCAACGAAATTCGTCGACGGCGACCGCTACGCCGCCCTCGACGCGGGCGACACCACGCTCGCCCTCTCCGGCCCTTCGGAAGACATCACCGGTGGCGCGCCCGCGGCGTCGTTCAAGGTTTCCGACGTCGCCGCGGCACTGGCCACACTGGTGGAAAGCGGCGGATCCGTTGTCCGGCAACCGGAGCGGGGCCCGCACGAGGTGCGAGCCGTCGCGCGCGACCCCTGGGGAAACACCTTCGTCGTGTACGGACCGCAGTAG
- a CDS encoding IS110 family RNA-guided transposase, with translation MLAEAQDNEEIIQQVAALDVGKAELVCCVRVPGEGRKRLQEVQTYSTMTRSLLSMSDHLRGLGVTRVVMEATSDYWKPIFYLLEAAGFETWLVNAKDVKHLPGRPKTDRLDAVWLCKVAERQMLRPSFVPPPEIRRLRDVTRYRIDLVNTRTAEKNRVEKLLEDACIKLSVVASDIFGVSGRDMMNALIAGEHDPKVLAQLARSRMRTKISLLEEAFTGHFTDHHAFLLQRMLARIDAINTDIAALEAKIEEMVLPLPRPSNAWMRSPASARSPPRSSSRKSGWI, from the coding sequence GTGCTGGCCGAGGCGCAGGACAACGAGGAGATCATCCAGCAGGTGGCGGCGTTGGATGTCGGCAAGGCCGAGCTGGTCTGCTGCGTGCGGGTCCCCGGTGAGGGACGCAAGCGCCTGCAGGAGGTCCAGACATACTCGACGATGACGCGGTCGTTGTTGTCGATGTCGGATCACCTCCGCGGCTTGGGCGTGACCCGGGTGGTGATGGAAGCCACGTCGGATTACTGGAAGCCGATCTTCTACCTGCTGGAAGCCGCCGGGTTTGAGACCTGGCTGGTCAACGCCAAAGACGTCAAGCACCTGCCCGGCCGCCCGAAGACCGACCGCCTGGATGCGGTGTGGCTGTGCAAGGTCGCCGAACGCCAGATGCTGCGCCCCAGCTTTGTGCCCCCACCCGAGATCCGGCGGTTGCGGGATGTCACCCGCTACCGCATCGATCTGGTCAACACCCGCACCGCGGAGAAGAACCGGGTCGAGAAACTGCTGGAGGACGCCTGCATCAAGTTATCGGTGGTGGCTTCGGACATTTTCGGGGTCTCCGGGCGGGACATGATGAACGCCTTGATCGCCGGCGAACACGACCCCAAAGTGCTGGCGCAACTGGCGCGTAGCCGGATGCGCACCAAGATCAGCTTATTGGAGGAGGCGTTCACCGGGCATTTCACCGACCATCACGCGTTCCTGCTGCAGCGGATGCTGGCCCGCATCGACGCGATCAATACCGACATCGCCGCCCTGGAGGCCAAGATCGAGGAGATGGTGCTCCCTTTACCCAGGCCATCGAACGCCTGGATGAGATCCCCGGCATCGGCCCGATCGCCGCCGCGGTCGTCGTCGCGGAAATCGGGCTGGATATGA
- a CDS encoding LysR family transcriptional regulator, whose amino-acid sequence MPIPDLTLQQLRAVQAVAASGSFTKAAAVEHISQSVLSRRIKEVERLLRVRLFDRTTRQLDTTAAGRAFLLMTGTVLDNLDTQLQRFMSYVAAQSGTVALAALPSLAAVVLPDMIRGFMPDHPEVTFEIRDGDAAEVLGNLGAGTAELGLSANGDLPHDFCFIPLLREQFYGVAHHSHRWSMQGSLSWSDFGGETVVATPPGTSIRAMTDAVFGEHSIPVSRHFNAPSVAAIGGLLRAGVGVAALPALELQGFGLDDLVVVPVKSPNATRVTGVVYRGGQDLSPAAARFLEFVRVAEIDPPRGVSRILGEAADVAVRAPDVTV is encoded by the coding sequence ATGCCGATTCCTGACTTGACACTGCAGCAGCTTCGAGCGGTCCAGGCCGTCGCCGCATCCGGAAGCTTCACCAAAGCGGCCGCGGTCGAACACATCTCCCAGTCGGTCCTCAGCCGGAGGATCAAGGAGGTCGAGCGTCTCCTGCGGGTGCGGTTGTTCGATCGCACCACTCGGCAGCTCGACACCACCGCAGCGGGCCGAGCCTTTCTGCTCATGACGGGCACCGTCCTGGACAACCTCGACACGCAGTTGCAACGTTTCATGTCCTACGTGGCGGCCCAGTCCGGAACCGTTGCCCTGGCGGCACTTCCGTCGCTGGCCGCTGTGGTGCTGCCGGACATGATCCGTGGTTTCATGCCGGACCACCCCGAGGTGACGTTTGAGATCAGGGACGGGGACGCCGCCGAGGTGCTCGGGAACCTCGGAGCGGGAACTGCCGAACTCGGCTTGAGCGCCAACGGGGACCTGCCGCACGATTTTTGCTTCATACCGTTGCTGCGGGAACAGTTCTACGGCGTCGCGCACCACAGCCATCGTTGGTCGATGCAGGGTTCCCTCTCGTGGTCGGACTTCGGGGGCGAAACGGTGGTCGCGACGCCGCCCGGGACCAGTATCCGAGCGATGACCGACGCAGTGTTCGGCGAGCACTCGATCCCGGTGAGCCGGCACTTCAACGCGCCGAGCGTGGCGGCGATCGGCGGGCTCCTGCGGGCGGGCGTGGGTGTGGCGGCGTTGCCCGCGTTGGAGTTGCAGGGTTTCGGCCTGGATGATCTCGTGGTGGTACCCGTGAAATCGCCGAATGCGACGAGAGTCACCGGTGTGGTGTACCGCGGCGGTCAAGACCTCTCGCCGGCCGCGGCTCGATTTCTGGAATTCGTGCGTGTGGCTGAGATCGATCCCCCGCGAGGGGTGTCTCGCATCCTCGGCGAAGCGGCCGACGTGGCCGTCCGCGCACCCGATGTGACTGTCTGA
- a CDS encoding transketolase-like TK C-terminal-containing protein yields MSAPIVPPAMFDTCEDRLMVLAEIEQRVRWLATAIIDHANRVRPNPTGLKVGGHQASSASMTTLMTALWFEHLRSGDRVSVKPHASPVLHAINYLLGELDESYLTTLREFGGLQSYPSRSKDPDPVDYSTGSVGIGATAPIWGAVARRYVTTLGEQTGAGRQYSLVGDAELDEGAVWEALMDPMVAELGEVVWIVDLNRQSLDRVVPNIGAPRLQGMFAAAGWQVLTVKYGQLLHELFERPGGDALRTRIDEMSNPEFQRLLRCTPAQLRERLPDTPELASLVRTLDDGTLHAAIRNLGGHDLQAVGDVFAQIDDTRPTVIFAYTVKGFGLASEGHPQNHSSLLSTDQIAALAERSGVSLDAPWQRFGPDSPAGRACATTAQRLRRDPAALAAVPALPSDIGRTPSGKATTQAALGRTLLDLTREAPEAARRVVTLCPDVSSSTNLGGWVNKVGVWSPAERKNWFEDDAETILHWRERPTGQHIELGIAEGNLVGALGELGATWSRWGQPLLPIGILYDPFVERALEPWSFGIYAGGQSILVGTPSGVSLAPEGGAHQSITTPSVGLEQPGCTTYEPAFAIDVEWTLLASLARLGRPDGTSTYLRLSTRPVDQSLAAVPSDPGARERRRRQAVAGAYPLRTCEQPVVTIAAMGATVPEALVAAERLQSFGTAADVVVVTSPGLLFDAVQARSGHGTADTWILDAAFPVRRATPLVTLLDGHPHTLAFLTGVNQVRATHLGVTRFGQSGDLDSVYRYHRIDADSVVAAALDLL; encoded by the coding sequence ATGTCCGCGCCCATCGTTCCCCCGGCCATGTTCGACACATGCGAGGATCGGTTGATGGTGCTCGCGGAGATCGAGCAGCGGGTGCGGTGGCTGGCCACCGCGATCATCGACCATGCCAACCGGGTCCGGCCCAACCCGACCGGGCTGAAGGTCGGCGGTCACCAGGCGTCGTCGGCGTCGATGACCACGCTGATGACCGCGCTCTGGTTCGAGCATCTGCGCTCGGGGGACCGGGTTTCGGTCAAGCCCCACGCCTCACCGGTGCTGCACGCGATCAACTACCTGCTGGGAGAGCTCGACGAGTCGTACCTGACCACGTTGCGGGAGTTCGGCGGGTTGCAGAGCTACCCGTCGCGCTCGAAGGACCCGGACCCGGTGGACTACTCGACCGGCTCGGTCGGCATCGGCGCGACGGCACCGATCTGGGGTGCGGTGGCACGGCGTTACGTCACGACGCTGGGGGAGCAGACCGGAGCCGGGCGGCAGTACTCCTTGGTCGGCGATGCGGAACTGGACGAGGGTGCGGTCTGGGAAGCGCTCATGGACCCGATGGTGGCCGAACTGGGCGAGGTCGTGTGGATCGTCGACCTGAACCGGCAGAGCCTGGACCGGGTGGTGCCAAACATCGGCGCGCCGCGGTTGCAGGGCATGTTTGCCGCCGCGGGATGGCAGGTCCTCACGGTCAAGTACGGCCAGTTACTCCACGAACTGTTCGAGCGCCCAGGCGGTGACGCGCTGCGGACGCGGATCGACGAGATGTCCAATCCGGAGTTCCAGCGGCTGCTGCGCTGCACGCCGGCACAGCTGAGGGAACGGTTGCCGGACACGCCGGAGCTGGCGTCGCTCGTCCGCACGCTCGATGACGGCACGCTGCACGCCGCGATCCGCAACCTCGGCGGGCACGACCTGCAGGCCGTCGGCGACGTGTTCGCCCAGATCGACGACACCCGGCCCACGGTGATCTTCGCCTATACCGTCAAGGGATTCGGGCTGGCGAGTGAAGGCCATCCGCAGAACCACTCGTCCCTGTTGTCGACCGACCAGATCGCCGCGCTCGCCGAGCGCTCGGGAGTCTCGCTCGACGCGCCGTGGCAGCGCTTCGGCCCGGACTCTCCTGCCGGTCGCGCCTGCGCCACCACCGCGCAACGCCTGCGGCGCGACCCGGCGGCACTCGCCGCCGTTCCCGCCCTGCCGAGCGACATCGGCCGCACGCCGTCGGGCAAGGCGACGACACAGGCGGCACTCGGCCGCACGCTGCTCGATCTAACCCGTGAGGCGCCCGAAGCGGCACGCCGGGTGGTCACGCTGTGCCCGGACGTCTCGTCGTCCACGAACCTCGGCGGCTGGGTCAACAAGGTCGGTGTCTGGTCACCCGCGGAGCGCAAGAACTGGTTCGAGGACGACGCCGAGACGATCCTGCACTGGCGGGAGAGGCCCACCGGGCAGCACATCGAGCTGGGCATCGCCGAAGGCAATCTGGTCGGCGCGCTCGGAGAACTGGGCGCGACCTGGTCCCGGTGGGGCCAGCCGCTGCTGCCCATCGGCATTCTCTACGACCCCTTCGTCGAGCGGGCGCTCGAACCGTGGTCCTTCGGCATCTACGCTGGCGGGCAGTCGATCCTCGTCGGCACGCCGTCCGGCGTCTCACTCGCACCGGAAGGCGGGGCCCACCAATCCATCACCACCCCGTCCGTGGGTCTCGAACAGCCGGGCTGCACAACCTACGAACCGGCTTTCGCGATCGACGTCGAATGGACCTTGCTAGCCTCGCTGGCCCGGCTCGGCCGCCCCGACGGCACCAGCACGTACTTGCGACTGTCGACCCGGCCGGTCGACCAGTCACTCGCCGCGGTGCCGAGCGACCCCGGAGCGCGCGAGCGGCGTCGTCGGCAGGCCGTGGCGGGCGCCTACCCGCTGCGGACGTGCGAGCAGCCGGTCGTCACCATCGCCGCGATGGGCGCCACGGTACCCGAAGCGCTCGTCGCCGCCGAACGACTGCAGTCGTTCGGCACCGCGGCCGACGTGGTCGTGGTGACCAGCCCCGGCTTGCTGTTCGACGCCGTGCAGGCCCGGTCCGGGCACGGCACCGCGGACACCTGGATCCTCGACGCCGCCTTCCCGGTCCGCCGCGCCACCCCGCTCGTCACTCTGCTCGACGGGCACCCGCACACGCTCGCATTCCTCACCGGCGTCAACCAGGTGCGAGCCACGCACCTGGGCGTGACCCGATTCGGGCAGTCCGGTGACCTGGACAGCGTGTACCGCTACCACCGCATCGACGCCGACAGCGTCGTCGCCGCCGCACTCGACCTTCTGTGA
- a CDS encoding transposase, whose amino-acid sequence MERLDEIPGIGPIAAAVVVAEIGLDMTRFPTSGHLVSWARFATGVKESAGKKKGKASTGHGNRYLARILGEAAVGAARTNTFLGERYRRIAKRRGKKKALVAVGRSILIIIWHLLADPDARYHDLGPDFYDTRIAGDHKKRNHIRQLEALGYTVTLTPAA is encoded by the coding sequence ATCGAACGCCTGGATGAGATCCCCGGCATCGGCCCGATCGCCGCCGCGGTCGTCGTCGCGGAAATCGGGCTGGATATGACCCGGTTCCCCACCTCAGGGCACCTGGTCTCGTGGGCGCGGTTCGCGACCGGCGTGAAGGAATCCGCCGGTAAGAAGAAGGGCAAGGCCAGCACTGGGCATGGCAACCGCTACCTGGCCCGTATCCTCGGCGAGGCCGCCGTGGGTGCGGCCCGCACCAACACCTTCCTCGGTGAACGCTACCGCCGCATCGCCAAACGCCGCGGCAAAAAGAAGGCCCTGGTCGCCGTCGGCCGCTCCATCCTGATCATCATCTGGCACCTGCTGGCCGACCCCGACGCCCGCTACCACGACCTCGGCCCCGACTTCTACGACACCCGCATCGCCGGCGACCACAAGAAACGCAACCACATCCGCCAACTCGAAGCCCTGGGCTACACCGTCACCCTCACCCCAGCCGCCTGA